In Verrucomicrobiia bacterium, one DNA window encodes the following:
- a CDS encoding protease modulator HflC — protein MSRNPVSITIGVILLFVFIVLLFVFQVRQSEVAIVTTFGKPTGAPCLAGPHFRLPWPIQKVYKFDQRVQSYESKEIEGLTSDSINLLAQVYVGWHITDPEAFFPKFGGDSTAEAEQKVLEGMVRSATAGVVGNHPFSDFVSASGGAKFPQIENEILAKLQSQLTTNSYGLTVDFLGLKKIGLPESVTQSVFDRMKREREVLSSDYESKGTAEAEKIRSKADSDAAKTLANAEREARSIRAEGEAYAAQVLPTFQKNPDLAVFLLRLDALEQSLKERSTLIFDANTPPFDLFNGASTNLLSK, from the coding sequence ATGAGTCGCAATCCCGTCAGCATCACCATCGGTGTTATTCTGCTCTTCGTCTTCATCGTGCTGCTCTTTGTCTTCCAGGTGCGGCAATCGGAGGTCGCCATTGTGACGACCTTCGGCAAGCCCACTGGCGCACCGTGCCTGGCGGGACCGCACTTCCGCCTGCCCTGGCCGATCCAGAAGGTTTACAAGTTCGACCAGCGCGTGCAGTCCTACGAGAGCAAGGAGATCGAAGGCCTGACCAGCGACAGCATCAACCTGCTCGCCCAGGTTTACGTGGGCTGGCACATCACCGATCCCGAGGCGTTCTTCCCCAAGTTCGGCGGCGACTCGACCGCCGAAGCGGAGCAAAAGGTGCTGGAAGGCATGGTGCGCAGCGCCACCGCCGGCGTCGTCGGCAATCATCCCTTCAGCGATTTTGTTTCGGCCAGCGGCGGGGCCAAATTCCCCCAGATCGAAAACGAAATCCTCGCGAAGCTGCAAAGCCAGCTCACCACCAACAGTTACGGCCTGACCGTGGACTTCCTGGGCCTCAAGAAAATCGGCCTGCCCGAAAGCGTCACGCAATCCGTCTTCGACCGCATGAAGCGCGAACGCGAAGTGCTCTCCAGCGATTATGAATCGAAGGGCACTGCCGAGGCGGAGAAGATCCGCTCCAAGGCGGACAGCGACGCGGCCAAGACCCTGGCCAACGCCGAACGCGAGGCCCGCAGCATTCGCGCCGAGGGCGAAGCCTACGCCGCCCAGGTGCTGCCCACCTTCCAGAAGAATCCCGACCTCGCCGTTTTCCTGCTGCGCCTGGACGCCCTGGAACAATCCTTGAAGGAACGCTCCACGCTGATCTTTGACGCGAATACGCCGCCGTTCGACCTGTTCAACGGCGCCTCGACCAACCTCCTTAGCAAGTGA
- a CDS encoding protease modulator HflK: MSQDHDHPHDHSHEPEGGHPHDHGHAHARPATPTSRPAEPEMPLDPGAQALSEALKSSFGIVKIVMVLLVGVFLVSGFFVVNPQERAIILRFGRPVGEGQKALLGPGLHFAFPYPVDEVVKVPFTEIQQVTSTVGWFFVTPEQELAGTEPPPMPSLNPAVDGYVLTADQNIIHSRAVLNYRIEDPITYVFNFAGASNAVLNALNNALVQAASEFKVDDILSRDVFGYKDTVRRHTVELLARQKVGVVVEQLEVSSRPPLYLKTDFARVADAAQKRDDLISAARTYQNQVISKADADASSLTNTAESDRTWYVESLKAEASRFKDLLPRYEENPQLFVQARLMETLGRVMTNVQDKIYLSEAANGKTRELRLLLNREPPKIKTEKPSP; the protein is encoded by the coding sequence ATGAGCCAGGACCACGATCACCCGCACGATCATTCGCACGAGCCCGAGGGCGGCCACCCGCACGACCACGGGCACGCGCATGCGCGTCCAGCCACGCCCACGAGCCGGCCAGCCGAACCGGAAATGCCCCTCGACCCGGGTGCACAGGCCTTGTCCGAAGCGCTCAAGAGCAGCTTCGGCATCGTCAAGATTGTCATGGTCCTGCTGGTGGGCGTCTTCCTGGTCTCCGGGTTCTTCGTCGTGAACCCGCAGGAGCGCGCCATCATTCTCCGCTTTGGCCGGCCCGTGGGCGAAGGTCAGAAGGCGCTGCTCGGGCCTGGACTGCACTTCGCCTTTCCGTATCCGGTGGACGAAGTGGTCAAGGTGCCGTTCACCGAGATCCAGCAGGTCACCTCCACCGTGGGCTGGTTCTTCGTCACACCCGAACAGGAACTCGCCGGCACCGAGCCGCCGCCGATGCCTTCGCTGAATCCCGCCGTGGATGGCTACGTGCTGACCGCAGATCAAAACATCATCCACTCCCGCGCGGTCCTGAATTATCGCATCGAGGACCCCATCACCTACGTGTTCAACTTTGCCGGCGCATCGAACGCCGTGCTCAACGCGTTGAACAACGCGCTCGTGCAGGCCGCTTCGGAGTTCAAGGTGGACGACATCCTTTCCCGCGACGTCTTTGGATACAAGGACACCGTGCGCCGTCACACCGTTGAGCTGCTGGCCCGGCAAAAAGTCGGCGTGGTGGTCGAGCAGCTCGAGGTTTCCAGCCGGCCGCCGTTGTATCTGAAGACGGATTTTGCCCGGGTGGCCGACGCCGCACAGAAGCGCGACGACCTGATCAGCGCGGCGCGCACCTACCAGAACCAGGTCATCAGCAAGGCCGACGCCGACGCCAGTTCGCTCACCAACACCGCGGAGTCCGACCGCACCTGGTATGTGGAAAGCCTGAAAGCCGAGGCCTCCCGGTTCAAAGACCTGCTGCCGCGCTACGAGGAAAACCCGCAACTGTTCGTGCAGGCCCGCCTCATGGAAACGCTGGGACGTGTGATGACAAACGTGCAGGACAAGATATACCTTTCCGAGGCCGCCAACGGCAAAACCCGCGAATTGCGCCTGCTGCTCAATCGCGAACCGCCGAAGATCAAGACCGAAAAGCCCTCGCCTTGA
- a CDS encoding cation-translocating P-type ATPase: protein MQVTSLLSREEHGHHHHHHHHDGETCDACGIEHSHTQIRLQQTLIGVVFVLNAFIVDWLFEGGHTVASVSGFIGAIILGLPIIMTAVKDLRLGLLSINELVAIAVLAAFASGDYKTAGVVAFFMLMGEIIETRTAEGARLSIESLIKITPTKARRLKKDGSEEEVPASELAVGDLIRIRPGDNVAADGVIAAGEGSFNQATITGESLPVDKRPGDQVFAGTQNLTGVLEIKVSRAGTDTTIGRVRELILAAEKTKLPIMKIVDQYMGFYTPLVLVIGALVWAFTRDLERVIAVLVVACPCAFILATPTAMVAALSAAARLGILIKNVADIEAAAKINAFIFDKTGTLTTGQLAVSRLAPVDGVQPAELLRLAATAEKYSNHPTAKALANIAADVGLTLAEPKNFAETAGRGIKAGVDTAAILVGRAQWLKDNGVTEDFLKSVDVNETEGYSLIFVARDGKFIGWVGMQDMTRAEAKESLAGLKESGVRRVAMISGDRQPVATRVAAEIGCEEAKGDCLPQNKVEFVKAMKAKGYKVAVVGDGVNDAPALAAGDIGIAMGAAGSEVAIHSATIALMNNDLRRLPFLVQLSRSTRAVINQNFLFGIFFIVAGLTLAALGYVGPIVAAILHNTGSLIVIFNSARLVRKGEELEHYHPHTETPASSGGSRPEATGQLEPKVA from the coding sequence ATGCAAGTCACATCGCTCCTCAGCCGGGAAGAGCACGGACATCATCACCATCACCATCATCACGATGGCGAAACGTGCGACGCCTGCGGCATCGAGCATTCGCACACGCAAATCCGCCTGCAACAGACGCTGATCGGCGTCGTGTTCGTGCTGAACGCCTTCATCGTGGACTGGCTGTTCGAGGGCGGCCACACCGTGGCCAGCGTCAGCGGCTTCATCGGCGCCATCATCCTGGGCCTGCCCATCATCATGACGGCGGTGAAAGACCTGCGGCTCGGGCTGCTCAGCATCAACGAACTCGTCGCCATTGCCGTGCTCGCGGCGTTTGCGAGCGGCGATTACAAGACCGCCGGCGTGGTGGCGTTCTTCATGTTGATGGGTGAAATCATTGAAACCCGCACGGCGGAAGGGGCGCGGCTGTCCATCGAGTCGCTCATCAAAATCACGCCCACCAAGGCGCGCCGGCTCAAGAAAGACGGCTCCGAGGAGGAAGTTCCCGCCAGCGAACTGGCCGTGGGCGATCTCATCCGCATCCGGCCCGGCGACAACGTCGCGGCGGACGGCGTGATTGCGGCGGGCGAAGGCTCGTTCAATCAGGCGACCATCACCGGTGAATCACTGCCTGTGGACAAACGCCCGGGCGATCAGGTGTTCGCGGGCACGCAGAACCTGACCGGCGTCCTGGAAATCAAGGTCAGCCGCGCCGGCACCGACACCACCATCGGCCGGGTGCGGGAACTGATTCTCGCCGCGGAAAAAACCAAGCTCCCGATCATGAAGATCGTGGACCAATACATGGGCTTCTACACGCCGCTGGTGCTGGTCATCGGCGCGCTGGTGTGGGCCTTCACCCGCGATCTCGAACGCGTCATCGCCGTGCTCGTCGTGGCCTGCCCGTGCGCGTTCATCCTCGCCACGCCAACGGCGATGGTGGCTGCCCTGTCCGCCGCGGCGCGTCTGGGCATTCTCATCAAGAACGTCGCGGACATCGAAGCCGCCGCCAAAATCAATGCCTTCATTTTCGACAAGACCGGCACCCTCACCACCGGCCAGCTGGCCGTCAGCCGGCTCGCCCCCGTGGACGGCGTGCAGCCCGCGGAATTACTGCGACTGGCGGCCACCGCGGAAAAATACAGCAATCACCCGACGGCCAAGGCGCTGGCCAACATCGCCGCCGATGTCGGGCTGACGCTCGCCGAACCCAAGAACTTCGCCGAAACCGCCGGGCGCGGCATCAAGGCCGGCGTGGACACGGCCGCCATTCTCGTGGGGCGCGCGCAATGGCTGAAGGACAACGGCGTGACGGAGGATTTCCTCAAGTCCGTGGACGTCAACGAAACCGAGGGTTACAGCCTCATCTTCGTGGCCCGGGACGGGAAGTTCATCGGCTGGGTCGGCATGCAGGACATGACGCGGGCCGAGGCGAAGGAATCGCTCGCCGGCCTGAAGGAAAGCGGCGTGCGCCGTGTGGCCATGATCTCTGGCGACCGCCAGCCGGTGGCCACGCGCGTCGCGGCGGAAATCGGCTGCGAAGAAGCCAAGGGCGATTGCCTGCCGCAGAACAAGGTCGAATTCGTGAAGGCAATGAAGGCCAAGGGCTACAAGGTGGCCGTGGTCGGCGACGGCGTGAACGACGCGCCCGCGCTGGCCGCGGGCGACATCGGCATCGCGATGGGCGCCGCCGGCAGCGAAGTGGCCATCCACAGTGCAACGATTGCGCTCATGAACAACGATCTGCGCCGCCTGCCGTTCCTGGTGCAGCTCTCGCGCAGCACGCGGGCCGTCATCAACCAGAACTTCCTCTTCGGCATCTTCTTCATCGTTGCCGGCCTGACGCTGGCGGCGCTGGGCTACGTGGGACCGATTGTGGCCGCCATTCTCCACAACACCGGTTCACTCATCGTCATTTTCAACAGCGCCCGCCTCGTGCGCAAAGGCGAGGAACTGGAGCATTACCATCCGCACACGGAAACGCCCGCGAGCAGCGGCGGTTCGCGCCCCGAAGCCACGGGACAATTGGAGCCGAAGGTGGCCTAA
- a CDS encoding type II toxin-antitoxin system death-on-curing family toxin yields the protein MDEPRFLTIAEVLYLHDESLKRFGGSAGIREAGLVGSALGSAQNAYWYGRGNLYDIAAAYAFHLAQAQAFVDGNKRTAVAAAIAFLKVNGAGFPKDDGALYSAMIDIAKKTLDKPGLAAVIRRLAEQK from the coding sequence GTGGACGAGCCGAGGTTTTTAACGATTGCTGAAGTGCTGTATCTCCATGATGAATCGCTGAAGCGATTTGGCGGTTCGGCCGGGATTCGGGAAGCGGGTTTGGTCGGCTCGGCATTGGGCTCGGCGCAGAACGCATATTGGTATGGCCGCGGCAATCTGTATGACATCGCTGCCGCGTATGCCTTTCACTTGGCCCAAGCCCAGGCGTTTGTGGATGGAAATAAACGAACGGCTGTTGCAGCAGCGATTGCGTTTCTGAAAGTGAACGGGGCTGGCTTCCCGAAAGATGACGGGGCGCTTTACAGCGCGATGATCGACATCGCAAAGAAGACTTTGGACAAGCCCGGTTTGGCGGCAGTGATCCGCCGACTGGCAGAACAAAAGTGA
- a CDS encoding ABC transporter ATP-binding protein — translation MAVAELNPQSTSRNPQAGEVVVSVRGLTKVFKDFWGRPKARAVDNVDFEVRRGEVFGLLGPNGSGKSTTVKLLLGLLNPTKGHMEVFGHSPKHVPTKSRIGYLPEESYLYRYLDSRETLDFFGNLFHLPPGERQKRTDQLLEMVGLNLTQTRAVGEFSKGMQRRIGLAQALINDPDLVILDEPTAGLDPIGCREVKDLIIALARRGKTVILSSHLLSDVEDVCDRVVIYYGGKVQALGTLKELLATPDVVRITTPVLPRETMERVLEVIRKDVDAGKVRVDNPTQNLESYFLDVVNKARASAETSGAQSGARVAEYLRAGGEAKPATDKLLERLTLPAAAPKPAAAEPAPTARAISVEKLAELTQAKPTPPAPSSDAPQPGAKPAATPEELSKANEKLSSLLGGKKN, via the coding sequence ATGGCCGTCGCTGAATTGAATCCGCAATCCACATCCCGCAACCCGCAAGCGGGCGAGGTCGTCGTCTCCGTGCGCGGGTTGACGAAGGTCTTCAAGGATTTCTGGGGCCGGCCCAAGGCGCGCGCCGTGGACAACGTGGATTTCGAGGTGCGCCGCGGCGAGGTGTTCGGCCTGCTCGGACCCAACGGCTCCGGCAAATCCACCACCGTGAAGCTGCTCCTCGGCCTGCTCAATCCGACCAAAGGGCACATGGAAGTGTTCGGCCATTCGCCCAAGCATGTGCCGACCAAGTCGCGCATCGGCTATCTGCCCGAGGAAAGCTATCTTTACCGCTACCTCGATTCCCGCGAAACGCTCGACTTCTTCGGCAACCTCTTTCACCTGCCGCCCGGCGAACGCCAGAAGCGCACGGATCAGTTGCTCGAAATGGTCGGCCTGAACCTGACGCAGACCCGCGCCGTGGGTGAATTCTCGAAGGGCATGCAGCGCCGCATCGGCCTCGCGCAGGCGCTCATCAACGACCCCGACCTCGTCATCCTCGACGAACCGACTGCCGGCCTCGATCCCATCGGCTGCCGCGAGGTGAAGGATCTGATCATCGCCCTCGCGCGCCGCGGCAAGACGGTGATTCTCAGCAGCCACCTGCTTTCCGACGTCGAGGACGTGTGCGATCGCGTGGTGATTTACTACGGCGGCAAGGTGCAGGCGCTGGGGACGCTGAAGGAACTGCTCGCCACGCCGGACGTGGTGCGCATCACGACGCCCGTATTGCCGCGCGAAACGATGGAACGCGTGCTGGAAGTCATCCGCAAGGACGTGGACGCCGGCAAAGTCCGTGTGGACAATCCGACGCAGAATCTCGAGAGCTACTTCCTCGACGTGGTGAACAAGGCCCGCGCCTCGGCGGAAACCTCCGGCGCGCAATCCGGCGCCCGCGTCGCGGAATACCTCCGTGCCGGCGGCGAAGCGAAGCCCGCGACCGACAAATTGCTGGAGCGTCTCACGCTGCCCGCCGCTGCGCCCAAACCGGCGGCAGCCGAGCCGGCGCCCACCGCACGGGCCATTTCCGTGGAAAAACTGGCCGAACTCACTCAGGCCAAGCCAACGCCGCCCGCACCATCGTCCGACGCGCCCCAGCCCGGGGCCAAACCCGCGGCCACGCCGGAAGAGCTGAGCAAGGCAAACGAAAAGTTGTCGTCGCTGCTGGGCGGGAAGAAGAACTGA
- a CDS encoding ABC transporter permease subunit yields the protein MQRILAIAWLTWKAAFRFRLFIVVTVLLLGAVVGLPWMLHDPHFTAQEFTQVQLTYTLSAVTALLGLATLWLACGTLARDIEECQIQVVVTKPIARWQIWLGKWLGLVSLDAALLAIAGACIYGQLLYQSHSLAPKQQETLRNEVLVARGAAREKSFDTEIEAETDKALQERLAKNPVTKADLAEVRRQIREKIKAQIQVVPPGTYRTWEIDLGFARHSLKGQPLFLRVKFNAAEKSPSGTFTGLWQVGVPDKTKLWTSGPMSLAPDTFHEIQIDPDLFDANGVLTISFANLNNTTLIFPLEDGMEVLYREGGFGLNFIRGLGIIFCWMTLFATLGLSAASFLSFPVAAFASLAALTLTLSTGTLASVVEQGTVMGANEETGAVGHSAIDAVAVPLFRGILNLINLAKDFSPVDALSTGRSIPWPLLGQAFGQIVLLLGGVLAVFGIWTFSRRELATAQGTQ from the coding sequence ATGCAGCGCATTCTCGCCATCGCCTGGCTCACGTGGAAAGCCGCCTTCCGATTCCGGCTGTTCATCGTGGTGACGGTGTTGCTGCTGGGGGCCGTGGTGGGTCTGCCGTGGATGTTGCATGATCCGCATTTCACCGCGCAGGAGTTCACCCAGGTCCAGCTGACCTACACCTTGAGCGCCGTGACCGCGTTGCTGGGGCTGGCCACGCTCTGGCTGGCCTGCGGCACGCTGGCCCGGGACATCGAGGAATGCCAGATCCAGGTGGTGGTCACCAAACCGATTGCCCGCTGGCAAATCTGGCTGGGCAAATGGCTCGGGCTCGTGTCGCTCGATGCCGCGCTGCTGGCCATCGCGGGCGCCTGCATTTACGGGCAATTGCTCTACCAGTCGCACAGCCTGGCGCCCAAGCAGCAGGAAACCCTGCGCAACGAGGTGCTCGTCGCCCGCGGCGCCGCGCGGGAAAAAAGCTTCGATACCGAGATCGAGGCGGAGACGGACAAGGCGCTGCAGGAACGCCTCGCCAAGAACCCCGTGACCAAGGCCGACCTCGCCGAGGTGCGGCGGCAGATTCGTGAGAAAATCAAGGCCCAGATTCAAGTCGTGCCGCCGGGCACGTATCGCACGTGGGAAATCGACCTCGGCTTTGCGCGGCATTCGCTGAAGGGCCAGCCGCTGTTTCTGCGGGTGAAGTTCAACGCGGCCGAGAAGAGCCCGAGCGGCACCTTCACCGGTCTCTGGCAGGTGGGCGTGCCGGACAAAACCAAGCTCTGGACGAGCGGGCCGATGAGCCTGGCGCCGGACACGTTTCACGAAATCCAGATCGACCCGGATTTGTTCGACGCCAACGGCGTGCTGACCATCTCCTTTGCCAACCTGAACAACACCACGCTGATTTTCCCGCTCGAGGACGGCATGGAGGTGCTGTATCGCGAAGGCGGTTTCGGGCTGAACTTCATCCGCGGCCTCGGCATCATTTTCTGCTGGATGACGCTGTTCGCCACCCTGGGGTTGTCGGCGGCCAGTTTTCTTTCCTTCCCGGTGGCGGCGTTTGCGTCGCTGGCCGCGCTGACGCTCACCCTTTCAACAGGCACGCTGGCGTCCGTGGTGGAACAGGGCACTGTGATGGGCGCCAACGAGGAAACCGGCGCCGTGGGCCACTCGGCGATCGACGCCGTGGCGGTCCCGCTGTTTCGCGGCATCCTGAATCTGATCAATCTCGCCAAGGACTTCTCGCCGGTAGACGCGCTGAGCACGGGCCGGAGCATTCCGTGGCCCCTGCTCGGGCAGGCCTTCGGCCAGATCGTGCTGTTGCTGGGCGGCGTGCTGGCCGTGTTCGGCATCTGGACCTTCAGCCGGCGGGAACTGGCCACCGCCCAGGGAACGCAGTGA
- a CDS encoding helicase C-terminal domain-containing protein: MIGPVEVQPAGPDLIAQVESIFSPDGLLSRARNFEFRPQQQEMAVAVARALQNGEHLAVEAGTGVGKSLAYLIPAILFAVQHSKKAVISTHTINLQEQLTQKDLPMLAAVLPVKFSFTMLKGRGNYLCTRRLHKAMHSADQLFTGPEQEELKRIWEWAHTTEDGSLSDFEVEPDPKVWAQVCSERGLCSPKVCGYPSDFAKDHGVCFFQRARNRILSADVLVLNHTLFFTLLGGLEEESEGGILFKNDFVVFDEAHTMESVASRHIGLSVSSGQVRYSLNRLWNPRTEKGLLATLRKGSAVKLVADLLKETDAFFAQVETVCEDLNESARKPFGGERRRDWTELRIRRADLVPDNVTLPLQRLREAVSDLIKSSEDSDMGSELLECNRRLGELRVEIAEFLSQTVEDHVYWVERGGKAHRAISLNAAPVEVAEFLRRRLFNSDTSVIMTSATLGMRSAEREIRKEEAAPERLPKSRSTPRPPPSALEYFVHRVGAERAEQLQVGTPFDYERQMKIYVASKMPDPREAAYAGALQKWIEHFVKQTHGKAFVLFTSYKLMQELGERMQPFFDELGLACFVQGTGTPRSTMLEKFKEDVDSVLFGTDSFWQGVDVPGEALSNVIITRLPFAVPDHPLIEARIEAIEARGGNSFAEFSLPEAVLKFRQGVGRLIRTRQDQGIVVVLDPRITQKQYGRAFLDALPRCAVEII; encoded by the coding sequence GTGATTGGCCCTGTTGAAGTGCAACCCGCCGGCCCCGACCTGATTGCCCAGGTCGAATCCATCTTTTCCCCAGACGGCCTGCTGTCCCGCGCCCGGAACTTCGAGTTCCGGCCCCAACAGCAGGAGATGGCGGTCGCCGTGGCCCGCGCGTTGCAAAATGGCGAACACCTCGCCGTGGAGGCCGGCACGGGCGTTGGCAAGTCGCTCGCCTACCTGATTCCGGCGATTCTGTTCGCGGTGCAGCATAGCAAGAAGGCCGTCATTTCGACCCACACCATCAACCTGCAGGAGCAGCTCACGCAAAAGGACCTGCCGATGCTGGCGGCGGTGCTGCCGGTGAAGTTCAGCTTCACGATGCTGAAGGGCCGCGGCAATTACCTGTGCACCCGGCGCCTGCACAAGGCGATGCACAGCGCAGACCAGCTTTTCACCGGCCCGGAACAGGAGGAGCTCAAGCGCATCTGGGAATGGGCGCACACGACCGAGGACGGCAGCCTGTCGGACTTTGAAGTGGAGCCGGACCCGAAGGTGTGGGCGCAGGTGTGTTCGGAACGCGGCCTGTGCTCGCCCAAGGTGTGCGGGTATCCGAGCGACTTCGCCAAGGACCACGGCGTCTGCTTTTTTCAACGCGCGCGGAACCGCATCCTGTCGGCCGACGTGCTGGTGTTGAATCACACGTTGTTCTTCACCCTGCTCGGCGGACTGGAGGAGGAATCCGAGGGCGGCATCCTGTTCAAAAACGATTTCGTAGTCTTCGACGAGGCGCACACGATGGAAAGCGTGGCCTCGCGCCACATCGGGTTGAGCGTTTCGAGCGGACAGGTGCGGTATTCCTTGAACCGCCTGTGGAATCCGCGCACGGAGAAGGGCCTGCTGGCCACGTTGCGCAAGGGCAGCGCCGTCAAGCTGGTGGCGGATTTACTGAAGGAGACGGACGCATTTTTCGCCCAGGTGGAAACGGTTTGCGAGGATTTGAACGAGTCCGCCCGCAAACCCTTCGGCGGCGAACGGCGGCGGGACTGGACGGAGCTGCGCATCCGCCGCGCGGACCTGGTGCCGGACAACGTCACGCTGCCGCTCCAGCGCCTGCGCGAGGCGGTGAGCGATTTGATCAAATCCAGCGAGGACAGCGACATGGGAAGCGAGCTGCTGGAATGCAACCGGCGGCTCGGCGAATTGCGGGTGGAAATCGCCGAGTTCCTCAGCCAGACCGTCGAGGATCATGTCTATTGGGTCGAGCGCGGCGGCAAGGCGCACCGGGCGATTTCGCTGAACGCGGCGCCGGTCGAGGTGGCGGAGTTTCTCCGGCGACGCCTGTTCAACAGCGACACCAGCGTGATTATGACGAGCGCCACGCTGGGCATGCGCAGCGCGGAACGCGAAATAAGGAAGGAAGAAGCCGCCCCTGAGCGCCTGCCCAAATCCCGTTCCACGCCCCGCCCGCCGCCCTCTGCATTGGAATACTTCGTCCACCGCGTGGGTGCCGAACGGGCGGAACAGCTCCAGGTCGGCACGCCGTTCGACTACGAACGGCAGATGAAGATCTACGTCGCCAGCAAGATGCCCGACCCGCGCGAGGCCGCCTACGCCGGCGCCCTGCAAAAGTGGATCGAGCATTTCGTGAAGCAGACGCACGGCAAGGCCTTTGTGCTGTTTACGAGCTACAAGCTCATGCAGGAACTGGGCGAGCGGATGCAGCCGTTTTTCGACGAACTGGGCCTCGCGTGCTTTGTGCAGGGCACGGGCACGCCGCGCAGCACGATGCTGGAGAAATTCAAGGAGGACGTGGATTCGGTGCTGTTCGGCACCGACAGCTTCTGGCAGGGCGTGGACGTGCCCGGCGAGGCGCTGAGCAATGTCATCATCACGCGGCTGCCGTTCGCCGTGCCGGACCATCCGCTCATCGAGGCGCGGATCGAAGCCATTGAAGCGCGCGGCGGCAATTCGTTTGCCGAGTTTTCCCTGCCGGAGGCGGTGTTGAAGTTCCGCCAGGGGGTGGGCCGCCTCATTCGCACGCGACAGGATCAGGGCATCGTGGTGGTGCTGGACCCGCGCATCACCCAGAAGCAATACGGCCGCGCCTTTCTGGACGCCCTGCCCCGGTGCGCTGTGGAAATCATCTGA
- a CDS encoding Nif3-like dinuclear metal center hexameric protein: protein MAKASLVQIVRHCDTLLRTGDIQDYDGAVNGLQVENRGTVTRIAAAVDASPATVRKAIAAGADLMLVHHGLFWGARHPWTGTNYELLRLLLDHNLAIYSSHLPLDAHPKLGNNVQLCAALGFRKLKPFFVSRGTALGFQTMTRLPRNELALRLAKAVGGRVEVIPGGPQQCRRIGVVTGGAGGELKQAAKEGVDTFITGEGPHWTFALAEELRVNVFYAGHYATETFGVKALAAHLSQKFRVPWVFLDHPTGL from the coding sequence ATGGCCAAAGCTTCGCTCGTCCAAATCGTCCGGCATTGTGACACGCTGCTCCGCACCGGCGACATTCAGGATTACGACGGCGCGGTGAATGGCTTGCAGGTCGAGAATCGCGGCACCGTGACGCGTATCGCCGCGGCGGTGGACGCCTCGCCGGCCACCGTGCGCAAGGCGATCGCGGCGGGCGCCGACCTGATGCTGGTCCATCACGGATTGTTCTGGGGGGCGCGGCATCCGTGGACCGGGACCAACTACGAGCTGCTGCGGTTGTTGCTCGATCACAACCTGGCCATTTACAGCTCGCACCTGCCGCTGGACGCGCACCCGAAGCTGGGCAACAACGTGCAATTGTGCGCCGCACTGGGCTTCCGGAAATTGAAGCCGTTTTTTGTCAGTCGCGGCACGGCGCTGGGATTTCAAACCATGACCCGGCTGCCGCGCAACGAACTGGCGTTGCGACTGGCGAAAGCGGTGGGCGGCCGGGTGGAAGTCATTCCCGGCGGTCCTCAACAATGCCGGCGCATTGGCGTCGTAACCGGGGGCGCGGGCGGCGAACTGAAGCAGGCGGCAAAGGAGGGCGTGGACACGTTCATCACTGGCGAGGGGCCGCACTGGACGTTTGCACTGGCCGAGGAACTGCGGGTGAACGTGTTTTATGCCGGGCACTACGCCACGGAGACGTTCGGCGTGAAGGCGCTGGCCGCGCACCTTTCACAAAAGTTCCGCGTGCCGTGGGTGTTTTTGGACCATCCGACCGGTTTGTGA